gtttttcctacctcggaggaatttcttgtttgtatgGGTGTCAGGCCCGTGGTATAGATGTATTGACACTGTGCCCTGTCGGGGAAAAACAGTATCGCTTCCATGCAAACTGTACAAGTCAGAACAGACACTGAGGCAAACATAATAAACACAGCAAGTGTGAAAAGGAGGTATAACAAGTCTGAAAAGGAGGCAGGATCATCTTGCAATTCACGGGAGATGTGTTCATTCAGGATTGCTTGTGCCCTTCATAAGTTATTTCTCTACTTCGTTTTCTAGTTGCTCTTATAGCAGTTGTTGTCGGCAGACCGAAAatcagacagacaagcaaacacacgtacacaacatGAATATGTCCTTACTTGACTGTCAAGATGACCCCGTAGAGAGCTCCCGCCATCATGTACAGACAGAAGAAGATGAAGTGCTTGTGGTTGTGGTAGCCAACGCACACGGTCATGAAGAAACAGTGGTGGTCTCGTCtcagaattcttttttcacaCAGTTTGCACTCGTGCGACCGTTCGGGTTCATCTGCACCGGAAGTCTTCGGTGCACTTGTCCTTGCACCTTTTGGTGTCTTAATGCTTGAGGATTTCGGTACATTTGTCCTTGAGTGTTTTAGTGCATCATTACGTGAAGATTTACTTATATCACTTGTTGCTGAATCAGCTTTAGGAGACGCTTTATTTGAGTCTGTTTCCAAAGCGTTGACGTCGTTTTTGTCAGAATGGACGCTGGTTTTGTGGTACAAGATTAAAGACACAGAGCTACTAGTAGTTCTGTTCTGGTTGGACTTACTTCTCCGAGTAGGACTGGTATCGTTGGCACCCTTGCTGCTGTTGTCTTTAGTGTCACTAGCACCATCGAGTGTGTTTTTGTCGCTTGCACAACTCTTGTTCACATTTGGTGCTTTTGACAGATTTCTTAGCGAAGAAATTTCACGTTTTTTTCGCGTAGTTTTTCGCTTCGCGTAGGAAGTACTGGTATCTGTAAAAACACACCACAGAAAATTTCCACACACGTTGAGGAAAAGGTAGAGGATCGCACATCGATGTGACGTCACTGTTAGTTCGTTGTTGTAGACGGACGGTACGATGACGAAATAGCACATGAAGGCGGTGAGCAACGTCATCACGATGAGGAAAGAACAAGCGAAAACGTTGGTGAATGCCATCAGCCGAAGCACAAAAGGCGTTCCCCGCTGGAAGAGGATTTTGAGAATCGCCATTGCTAAATGAGAAGGTTACACTGAGTTACCCACATCAACCACAGATGTTGACCCTATGAACACATTTCACAGCTAAGAGATTCCATACAGAATTCAAGAAACTCGGCTGCGAGGTATGCACAGATGAAACGATCTTCTACTGCATATTTTCACGGGGAAACTGTTTCTTTCCGTTCGGCATAATTAATGATCCATCGGCCAAACACGGGTGTGGCAATTCTTGTAAGTGGTCGTTAAGTATTTCACAGCCGTAAGGGGATTCGGATTCGCATCGAGGTTCCTACACCATCGTGATCCTCTGATAGAAGAGGGAGCAGAGAGTCATCGAGGCACTTTTATTTCATCGCCCTTCCACAACCAATGCGAACACCGATTCCTCTCGTTTGAAACAGCTGAGTTTAGCATCGTCCACAGTGATACAGCAACCTGCAAATCATAATAATTATCATTAATTGTGCATGGAGAGGCGACATGACAAAGCGATCCGAATTTTGAATTGCATAGTGTAGTAAACGGATACATGTACACTTAGCAGGCCGGTTGTACGCATTCGGCCTTCATTGAAACATTTTCACAAATCATGCCCGATACAGAATAACATTACGCATGAGCACACGTACGTGCCCTTTAGTGCAGCTTTCCACGCCATGCATATATTCTTTTCAAAGGCCGGTTGTATATCGATAAACAATTGCCGTCAAAACTATATAATAAAATCAATTTCAAAGTACTAGTTAGCTTGAGAGAGGAAGTGACGCGTACAGAACTAGGGTCGTACTGGTAGGACATTAGACCTCACGCATTGGTTATTTTCAGTGTGCTAAGTCGATCGTCGATAAGGTAAGTAATTAAGCCAAGGGGTTTTCTACGATACCACCAAAGGAGTATGAAATCGACCTTCACGACCTATTATTTCTTGCACTCAGTCACCTTTTCTGGCTGTTTATGAGAAGATGAAGAAAACAGCGAAGAGGAAGAATACACTATGTACTACCATCACCAAACACAGGAGCAGTAGACAGATGGATGTAACTCTACCAAAATCCCCGACACGATCAGTAACtgtaacagcaacaataacaacaacaccaataacaacaacaacaacaacaacaatagcaacaacaacagcaacaacagcaacaacagcaggaACAGCAGCAATAGGaactaacaacaaacaaatgttGATCAAACTATGAAGATCTGAATTTTCTTAATGTATCCATTTTACCAGCACCTACACTTCTTTTGCTTTTTATTAATTTACCCGATATCCAGATGGAGGGAAACATTTTAATGAATGACCGCAGACGTGTTGCTTTTATGCAGGCTAAAGAACAATGTTAGTTGCTCAGAAAAGTGTACGTTCTACTCGGTCTTCTTTAGACTTTTGTGCCATGATTTAAAACAAGAAAGGCAATGCGGCTCTGTCACCAACACGTGTTGCTGCTAacattatgagttatttctaatatgctgactgttagcaaatgataacaagacatgtcgagaaaaaagatatcaagcatgagccttttaggcgaatgctgatatcgtttgtgagacatgtctgttatcatttgctaacagtcagcatattagaaataacggttttattaccgtttaattcgaccaaacgaaatttcgaagcaaccccgcgaattagacagaacagccgcaatgggaacttgagcgcttctacctgattatgcctgtcagtcaaagaattctcgtgacctgagtcaaccaatcagagtaacacacctgacgtgatgaatattcacaggtcaaatgcctttgacacacaacaatctcacaagataaaccatgttgaacttcgctttttctcgttgaacagagagcgacagatttagaaccgactccagacggacgggaaatgacgtaaagatacatttgatgtaaagcgagtggcgcaatatcacttgatttttccgaactttgatcatttagatttcaagtgagcggtcggcattgcacactcagacgatgggcggtgccttgctgttccgttacgcacccaccgacaaaactcgcttttcggtattttttagataaagagagtattacctgacagcatttgaagtgtcattctttagaataaatcacgctgatattgttgaattacatttttactttgtcttgttaatttttagcgtgataaacaaaaagggtccctgcctgaacgttataacatttagagggtcatcTAGAAtgcgtcctgattggtcaaaaagccatatggggcactgaattggtaataaatatTGATATGACATAAAACAAGAAAGACACCATACCACGATCCCCCACCCCCaaaataaccccccccccaaaaaaaaaaaccaaaaaaaaacaacaacaacttcgaTCCAGGTAGCGGTGTAGCCctgcaactgaaaacaaaaaagacCTTGTACATTGTGTGATCTCTTCTTTTTCAAACACGAGTACTGTACTGTCGCCAAAACGTTTCGTGGATAGCATAATTGATTTTTACTCAAAGTTCTTCAAGCTTAATGAGGACATGCcatcaaacaagaaagaaaacataccaCGGGGTAAAAACAACCTTCGATCCAGGGTGTAGCCctgcaactgaaaacaaaaagaacgTATACTGTGTGATCTCATCTCCTCAGCACGATTATTGTGCTGCCACTAACAAGTTCTGTTGCTTGGAGACGGAAATGAAACCGGTTACATCGATCCTATTCACGCTCGTGGACGAACTGAGGTCTGAAGCGTACCGTAACGTGGTCTGCGACTTTTGTTTAACAATATTCCTTTGCCTTGGGCAATGATTATTTCTGGCTGAGCATATCAGCCAAGAACGACGTTTGTGTTCGTCACATCTAGCAGCGTTGTTGTGTtgattgctttttacatttagtcaagttttgactaaatgttttaacgtggaggggggaatcgagacgagggtgtggtgtatgtgtgtgtgtgtgtgtgtgtagagcgatttagagaaaactactagaccgatcttcatgaaattttacatgagagttcctgggtatgatatccccagacgtttttttcatttttttgataaatgtctttgatgacgtcatatccggcttttcgtgaaagttgaggcggcactgtcacgctctcatttttcaaccaaattggttgaaattttggtcaagtaatcttcgacgacgcccggactttggtattgcatttcagcttggaggcttacaaattaattaatgagtgtgctcattaaagttgtcattaaaatcggtttttcgcaaacagatttaaaattgattgcatcgtatttttcatgacattctgaatctaaaaatatatacatatgtcatgtttactcttaaaatgtgatcacaattaacaaaaatagattaattagtcttacgattaaaatttcagaaatcgatccaaaaatgatttcatcttattctttatcgtttccgattccaaaaacatatagatatgataggttgtattcaaaacaagctttgaaagttaacacgaatacagaaaaacgcgctttcctgcttagcacaatacgctaccgcgctattctggcgtgtgcatatcactgcgttttgcacgtgggaggtgagcgatttccttctcccggggattgacgaagctgtactgtcttggtgaaaaaaatacagtgcgttcagtttcattccgtgagttcgacagcttgactaaatgtagtaatttcgccttacgcgacttgttaacatTGCGCTACTGATTTGCCTCTTTGGACACCAGAAGGACACCGAATTAATTTCCAGTTCAGGGAATCCAATTAAGGATTAGTGCTTGTGCTTGTCTTGCACTTTTtctcaaagaaaaaaatccatATGTTTCTTCGCTTTTATCACgaaaagtaaagaaaaaaacacgtaaAACGTAAGTTTTAGTTACACTCGATCGACATCATCCGTTTTCAACAGTCAGCAGAAATGTACAGTCGGTTTTGAATGAGATTATGCCAGACCGTACGTTTTAAGTGCTGATAGACAACATATGATGGAtcgtttctttttacatttagtcaagttttgactaaatgttttaacgtagaggggggaatcgagacgagggtcgtggtgtatgtgtgtgtgtgtgtgcgtgcgtgtgtgtgtgtgtgtgtgtgtagagcgattcagactaaactactggaccgatctttatgaaatttgacatgagagttcctgggtatgaaatccccgaacgtttttttcatttttttgataaatgtctttgatgacgtcatatccggcttttcgtgaaagttgaggcggcactgtcacgccctcatttttcaaccaaattggttgaaattttggtcaagtaatcttcgacaaagcccggacttcggtattgcatttcagcttggtggcttaaaaattaattaatgactttggtcattaaaaatctgaaaattgtaaaaaaaaataaaaatttataaaacgatccaaatttatgttcatcttattctccatcatttgctgattccaaaaacatataaatatgttatattcggattaaaaacaagctctgaaaattaaatatataaaaattattatcaaaattaaattgtccaaatcaatttaaaaacactttcatcttattccttgtcggttcctgattccaaaaacatatagatatgatatgtttggattaaaaacacgctcagaaagttaaaacaaagagaggtacagaaaagcgtgctatccttcttagcgcaactactaccccgctcttcttgtcaatttcactgcctttgccatgagcggtggactgacgactcggatgctacgagtatacggtcttgctgaacaatggcattgcgttcagtttcattctgtgagttcgacagctacttgactaaatattgtattttcgccttacgcgacttgttacatttagtcaagttttgactaaatgttttaacgtagaggggggaatcgagacgagggtcgtggtgtatgtgtgtgtgtgtgtgtagagcgattaagagaaaactactgaaccgatcttcatgaaactttacatgagagatcctgagtatgatatctccagacatgtttttcattttttggataaatgtctttgatgacgtcatatccggcttttcgtgaaagttgaggcggcactgtcacgctcttatttttcaaccaaattggttgaaattttggtcaagtaatcttcgataaagcccggactttggtattgcatttcagcttcgaggcttaaaaattaattaatgagtttgctaattaaattgtcattaaaatcgatttttcgcaaacagatttaaaattgattgcatcgtcttcttcatcacattttgaatctaaacatatatacatatgttatgttttagtcttaaaatgtgatcacaattaacgaaaatagattaattagtccgtcgcgatataaccttcgtggttaaaaaacgatgttaaacaccaaataaagaaagaaagaaagattaattagtcttacgattaaaatttacgaaatcgatccaaaaatgatttcatcttattctttatcgtttcctgattccaaaaacatatagatatgataggttgtattcaaaacaagctcggAAAGTTAACAagtatacagaaaagcgcgctttcctgcttagcacaatacgctaccgcgctattctggcgtgttagtttcactgcgttttgcacgtgggaggtgagcgatttccttctcgcggggattgacgaagctgtactgtcttggtgaaaaaatacagtgcgttcagtttcattccgtgagttcgacagcttgactaaatgtagtaatttcgccttacgcgacttgttttcttatttcgttctttatttctgtctgcctctctctattTCCTCTGAAACAGTCAAACAGTTATTGTGCAGCGCCCTGGAAAACTGCACATTTCCGGAATATTGAGTTCTGAGCGTCCCTGGTAGCTAAGTGAAATCACAATGCACGAGTTAGAATCCACGCAGCCATTATTTATCCACATTAGAATTCAGCGTGCAGTCAACGTCCAATTTCACAAAGAAGCTATAGTATAAGTCATCTTTTGACATGAAAACACCAGCACAATCGTACGTTTCATTCTGGAACAAGCTGCTCCCATTTTCAACTGCATGCTGTAAAGTGTCGGTGTATTCAAGACCAGGTACCAACGTGGGCAGATTGACATGACCACCACATTGTATTGATTTCACGCAATCGGCCGCTGCTGATATGCAACACTGACAGTTTTTCAGGCAAGAGAATAAAAATTCAGCAAGAATTCAGCTGTTCAATCGCAATAGCAAATCATCATCAGAAACTCGTTATTTTACGCTGTGCTTGTTCATTATTGCTGCTCCTGTTGATGCATAAAATTGTAAGACTGGAATTTTCTTTTTATGGATAATTATTGGTTAcgtaggggtgggggggagggatgagggTATAGGAAGGTTTATGCGGTGCCACTTTTGTTTACCAGAAACATAGCCATGCATGCATACTCTCTTTTCTAATGAGTGTATTTATTGTAATGCACATGCCGCTTCACTTAAAAAGTTATTGACACTGCACCGGaagtttgttgttgtcatttATGTCATGATTATTAATTCGTTCACTTGTTAACCTAGTAATACCAAGTGTTGGCAAGTTAGTTTTTCAGTAGCCCTAAGCTCACCCTTGTTTATATTCTAGCTATTGCCTTGCTTTGATTTAGTGCTACGTGTAGGCAAAACAACGGCTGAAACGACCCTTCTAGTtaccgcaccccccccccctccctcgttTTTTTGTCCACCCCAACCGTCCACTTCTTCTGGAGACACGAAAGCTGCTTGCATGCGTTTTATTTGTTCCGGGAAAAACAACCCACACAGATTTTTTTGTAATCATCAAAGAAGACCTATTTAGGCTTtctgcacacagacacagccttCCTCCTTGCTACGTGAAAGGCTTAAAACCGGGTACCGTTTTCGTTTTTTCTTCGTGTAAAACACGCCTGACTATAATGTGGTGTTTTTAGTCTGTGAGTCTCTCGAACACTGTTTTCGTTTTTTCTCTGTGTAAAACACGCCTGACTATTGTATGGTGTTTTGTGTCTGCAAGTCTCTCCAACGccgttttctttttacatttagtcaagttttgactaaattttttaacgtagaggggagaatcgagacgagggtcgtggtgtatgtgcgtgtgtgtgtgtgtgtgtgtgtgcgtgtgtgtgtgtgtgtagagcgattcagactaaactactggaccgatctttatgaaatttgacatgagagttcctgggtatgaaatccccgaacgtttttttcattttttggataaatgtctttgatgacgtcatatccggcttttcgtgaaagttgaggcggcactgtcacgccctcatttttcaaccaaattggttgaaattttggtcaagtaatcttcgacaaagtccggggttcggtattgcatttcagcttggtggcttaaaaattaattaatgactttggtcattaaaaatctgaaaattgtaaaaaaaataaaaatttataaaacgatccaaatttacgtttatcttattctccatcatttgctgattccaaaaacatataaatatgttatattcggattaaaaacaagctctgaaaattaaatatataaaaattattatcaaaattaaattgtccaaatcaatttaaaaacactttcatcttattccttgtcggttcctgattccaaaaacatatagatatgatatgtttggattaaaaacacgctcagaaagttaaaacaaagagaggtacagaaaagcgtgctatccttcttagcgcaacgactaccccgctcttcttgtcaatttcactgcctttgccatgagcggtggactgacgatgctacgagtatacggtcttgctgaaaaatggcagctacttgactaaatattgtattttcgccttacgcgacttgtttatatttagtcaagttttgactaaatattttaacatcgagggggaatcgaaacgagggtcgtggtgtatgtgcgtgtgtctgtctgtctgtctgtgtgtgtgtgtagagcgattcagactaaactactggaccgatctttatgaaatttgacatgagagttcctgggtatgaaatccccgaacgtttttttcatttttttgataaatgtctttgatgacgtcatatccggcttttcgtgaaagttgaggcggcactgtcacgccctcatttttcaaccaaattggttgaaattttggtcaagtaatcttcgacgaagcccggggttcggtattgcatttcagcttggtggcttaaaaattaattaatgactttggtcattaaaaatctgaaaattgtaaaaaaaaataaaaatttataaaacgatccaaatttacgtttatcttattctccatcatttgctgattccaaaaacatataaatatgttatattcggattaaaaacaagctctgaaaattaaatatataaaaattattatcaatttttttttttcgaaatcaatttaaaaacacttttatcttattccttgtcggttcctgattccaaaaatatatagatatgatatgtttggattaaaaacacgctcagaaagttaaaacgaagagaggtacagaaaagcgtgctatccttctcagcgcaacgaataccccgctcttcttgtcaattccacgggcactgcctttgccacgggcggtggagtgacgatgctacgagtatacggtcttgctgcgttgcgttgcgttcagtttcattctgtgagttcgacagctacttgactaaatgttgtattttcgccttacgcgacttgttttctctgtgTAAAACACGCATGACTATTGTAACTATGGTGTTTTGAGTCTGCAAGTCTCTCCAACACCGTTTTCGTTTTCTCTGTGTGTACAACACGCCTGACTATTGTAACTATATAGTGTTTTGAGTCTGTAAGTCTCTCCAACACCGTTTGCTTGACCTCAAATTCGTTAAGTGCTGCACACGGATGAGAACCAAAGGTCGAGGCCTAAAAGGTCAAGGCACAAAAGGTCGAAGACATTTGGTCGAGGCGGTCAAAATGTCgagtgcgacaaaaggtcgagggtgaCACTGTATTAACCCTAATTGTTGGCACAGTTAGAGGGTCGTTTTAAGTCACGTCCTTATTATTGGACATGCACTGCAAAAGATTAGCCGGCTCCATGTCCTGGCTAATCCTAGCCTTTCTCTACAGTCTGCTAATCTGTGTTTTCAAGCTGCACAAACCCATATCGACACCTGTACGCAGGTGTTATGCACCTGCTGTTTTGGAAAGCCCTcgtttttgtatatatatagagattTATTGTAAAGAGCATGAACAGCATGCTTTAGGTCTATAGTTCATCGGCCTCTGCTTTTAACGTTCTCTTTTTGTTCAATAGAAAAGGTGCGCGCGTGGTTTCTTTGTTAGGGCATGGCATTGGTAATCGTTCGCTGACACATTCACATTTTAAGAAAGAGATTTGGCTGGCAGGGTGTCGTTCGATTTGCCTGTTGGATTTCTGGTAGGCAAAGCCAAGAGCGGAGTTGATTGTTCTATTGATTTGAAACATGATCAAATGATCACCTAATGATTTTCTATTCAGTGTTGAGTCTACCTTAATcagagtgtgagtgagtgagagagagagagagagagagagagagagagagagagagagagagagagagagagagagagagagagagagactgaggagtcaatgtgtgtgtgtgtgtgtgtgtgtgtgtgtgtgtgtgtgtgcgtgcatttgtgaatgcgtgcgttcgtgcgtagGTGCGTTGTGCCatacatgtgcgtgtgtgcatcaTTGTGTATGTGACAAACGTTTAGTGGCGTCATTGGAAGCTCAAGTCAAACAAGTCACGAATGACATATAGCAAAGAATAGCAACAATACCATTAGAAGCAACACTATCACTGACATGTTTTACTAGAAACCGAAAAATAATAAGAGCCAACTGACTCACCTCAAACCACACTGACGCTGATAACAACAGCACGTCAACTTTTGCTACACAAAAGGACTCCCACGTTTGTTTGCAGTGATCTCAGTACGATAGGAATAGACTGAATGTCTTCACACTCACCTCAACCCCGCCACAACCTAACTACTATACATGGGAATCTATTCCAACACGTCGTTTGAGTCGAAGCTCCAGTCACCCGTATATCATTGCCTGCTAAGGGTCATAGAAAGTGAATTTTTACTGGTTGAGAATGCAGAAACCGTAGCTTCCTTTGTCTGCACTTGTGGGTCAGATATCTTGGATTGAGTACCATTGTGTTCACACGAATTTCTCGCTCAATTTAGTCCCTGAAAGTGAATAATTATTGAGAAGCGGCAGAGACGGTATCTTCTTTTGTCTACACTAGTATATCAGATTTCTTTTGTATGCACTTGTTAAGCATTTTTTCTCGTGATTTTGGTATAGCTGTGTTCACTAGAATGTAGAGCTAAATTCAGTCCCTTTAAGTGAATAATTATTGAGTAGTGACAGAGACCGTAGCTTCGATCTTTCGTCTGTACTTGTTGATCATTCTGGTGATTTTGGTATAGTTGTGTTCCCAAGAATAGTAGGCTAAACTCAGTCCTTAAAGTGAATAATTATTGGGTAGCGCCAGAGACCGTATACGTAGCCGCTTCGATCTTTCGTCTGTACTTGTTGATCATGTTTATTGATTTTGGTATGGTTGTGCTCCCAAGAATGTTAGGCTAAACACAGTCCTTAAAGTGAATAACTATTGAGTAGCGGCAGAGACTCACTGTGTCTTCTTTTGTCGGCACATTTGGATCAGATTTTTAGTTTTTTGGTATTGTTGTGTTCCCAAGAATTTCAAGTTAGGCTAAACTCAGTCCTCAAGTGAATATATCATGAGAAGCGACAGGGACTGTGTGGACGTTATGTCGTTTCTAGTGGATTTctttaatttaaattttttttttaaatacc
This Littorina saxatilis isolate snail1 linkage group LG17, US_GU_Lsax_2.0, whole genome shotgun sequence DNA region includes the following protein-coding sequences:
- the LOC138952310 gene encoding uncharacterized protein, with the translated sequence MAILKILFQRGTPFVLRLMAFTNVFACSFLIVMTLLTAFMCYFVIVPSVYNNELTVTSHRCAILYLFLNVCGNFLWCVFTDTSTSYAKRKTTRKKREISSLRNLSKAPNVNKSCASDKNTLDGASDTKDNSSKGANDTSPTRRSKSNQNRTTSSSVSLILYHKTSVHSDKNDVNALETDSNKASPKADSATSDISKSSRNDALKHSRTNVPKSSSIKTPKGARTSAPKTSGADEPERSHECKLCEKRILRRDHHCFFMTVCVGYHNHKHFIFFCLYMMAGALYGVILTVKFLHVMFNIRFWGPQTFLFLIYQVLDDIFSKKLIPTPFFCLLLFELYVCLSVGLMAAGFLYWHLAITCDGQTTHEATAGDTRYRQKLTSNLRDVFGQFWPLLFLLPLPLPQDGDGWRYSAAAAGPNTRGKTKSAGSESKESKAAISAKKNNPGSKEDKGENCASRTLDENETVESAVAKPGTATCNNSVRERQKGNSRLGKARMRKT